One window from the genome of Enterobacteriaceae bacterium Kacie_13 encodes:
- a CDS encoding prolyl oligopeptidase family serine peptidase, translated as MTTDSTNSQQDDFIWLEGIRNEKALAWAHEQNQITLAAFTQSKEFDPLREKVLKGLNSPEQIPGIGRFGEKWYNFWQDAKNPRGLLRRTTLDEYRKSEPQWETVLDIDALGKAEGKDWVYHGIYPLKPEYKRALVFLSPDGGDASEVREFDLQTLEFVTDGFFLPVAKSRTGWIDHDHLFVATDFGEDSLTDSGYPRIVKIWSRGTPLSEATTVYSAGKKDMMAVGYHDSFTGFEHDYVVRVIDFYHREVFLLNAQKELIKIDVPDDAKFSSWREWILIQPSSEWQVNGQIWPSGSLLTMNFDAFMAGDRTLVPLFVPGDHSALSGVTATRDQLNGYSCTCDHIILSITRDVVNRLEVLTPKEGGWQREPFGHVPELSKINAWGVSDDSNEYFMSVSGFLQPASLSLGNLDNGADKEAELLKQDPSHFDASRYQVSQHFAQSDDGTRVPYFVVCRKDVVCDGKNPTLLYGYGGFEVSLDPYYLGVSGVTWLDCGGVFVVANIRGGGEYGPEWHKAALKGKRLRAYEDFASIAKALIASNITSPAHLAAQGGSNGGLLVGNMLTRYPELFGAIVCEVALLDMQRYTQISAGASWIAEYGDPQIPQEWAFIREFSPYHNIDPTKKYPPVLFSTATSDDRVGPDHARKMAAKMQALGIPDVYFYENTEGGHSAAADKAQSAFKRAMVSEFLLKFIGRES; from the coding sequence ATGACAACTGACTCAACAAATTCGCAGCAGGATGACTTCATCTGGCTGGAAGGGATCCGCAACGAAAAGGCGCTGGCCTGGGCGCATGAGCAAAATCAGATCACACTGGCCGCTTTTACCCAGAGCAAGGAGTTTGACCCGCTTCGCGAGAAAGTGCTCAAAGGGCTGAACTCGCCGGAACAAATCCCTGGCATCGGGCGGTTTGGCGAGAAGTGGTACAACTTCTGGCAGGATGCGAAAAATCCGCGCGGCCTGCTGCGCCGCACCACGCTGGACGAATACCGTAAATCTGAACCGCAGTGGGAAACGGTGCTGGACATTGATGCGCTGGGAAAAGCCGAAGGGAAGGACTGGGTGTATCACGGCATCTATCCGCTGAAACCTGAATACAAACGGGCGCTGGTTTTCCTGTCTCCGGACGGCGGGGACGCCTCAGAAGTGCGAGAATTTGATTTGCAGACGCTGGAATTTGTCACCGACGGCTTCTTCCTGCCGGTTGCGAAAAGCCGCACCGGTTGGATCGATCACGACCATCTGTTCGTCGCCACCGATTTTGGCGAAGACTCGCTGACCGATTCCGGTTATCCACGTATTGTGAAAATCTGGTCGCGCGGTACACCGCTCAGCGAAGCCACGACGGTCTACAGCGCCGGTAAAAAAGACATGATGGCCGTGGGTTATCACGACAGCTTCACCGGCTTTGAGCACGATTATGTCGTGCGGGTGATCGATTTTTATCACCGCGAAGTGTTCCTGCTTAACGCACAAAAGGAACTGATCAAAATCGATGTGCCTGATGACGCCAAATTCAGTTCGTGGCGTGAATGGATCCTAATCCAGCCTTCCAGCGAATGGCAGGTCAACGGCCAAATCTGGCCGTCAGGCTCGCTGCTGACCATGAATTTTGACGCCTTTATGGCCGGTGATCGCACGCTGGTGCCGCTTTTTGTGCCGGGCGATCACAGCGCACTGAGCGGAGTTACCGCCACGCGTGATCAGCTCAACGGTTATTCCTGCACCTGCGATCACATCATTTTGAGTATTACGCGTGACGTGGTGAACCGCCTCGAAGTGCTGACGCCAAAAGAGGGTGGATGGCAGCGTGAGCCATTCGGGCATGTGCCGGAACTGAGCAAAATAAACGCCTGGGGCGTCTCGGACGACTCAAATGAATATTTCATGAGCGTCAGCGGCTTCCTGCAACCGGCAAGTTTGTCGCTGGGCAATCTTGATAACGGCGCGGACAAAGAAGCGGAATTGCTCAAACAGGATCCGTCGCATTTCGATGCATCCCGTTATCAGGTCAGTCAGCATTTTGCGCAATCCGATGATGGCACTCGTGTACCGTATTTCGTTGTGTGCCGCAAAGATGTGGTCTGCGACGGTAAAAACCCAACCCTGTTGTACGGCTACGGCGGTTTTGAAGTGTCGCTGGATCCGTATTATCTCGGCGTGAGCGGCGTGACATGGCTGGATTGCGGCGGCGTCTTTGTGGTGGCCAATATTCGCGGCGGGGGTGAGTACGGGCCGGAATGGCATAAGGCGGCGCTGAAGGGAAAACGTCTGCGCGCGTATGAAGATTTCGCTTCAATCGCCAAAGCGCTGATTGCCAGCAACATTACTTCACCGGCCCATCTGGCGGCGCAGGGCGGCAGCAACGGCGGTCTGCTGGTCGGCAATATGCTGACGCGTTACCCTGAACTGTTCGGCGCGATCGTCTGCGAAGTGGCATTACTGGACATGCAGCGCTACACGCAAATCTCCGCCGGTGCCTCGTGGATTGCCGAATACGGTGATCCGCAGATCCCGCAAGAGTGGGCATTTATCCGCGAATTCTCGCCGTATCACAACATCGATCCGACGAAAAAATACCCGCCGGTACTGTTCTCCACGGCGACCAGCGATGACCGCGTCGGGCCAGACCATGCGCGTAAAATGGCCGCCAAAATGCAGGCGCTGGGTATTCCGGATGTGTATTTCTATGAAAATACTGAAGGCGGCCACAGTGCAGCGGCAGATAAGGCGCAGTCCGCCTTTAAACGTGCGATGGTCAGTGAGTTCCTGCTGAAGTTTATCGGGCGAGAATCGTAA
- a CDS encoding ABC transporter substrate-binding protein has product MYKNTARVLSVAGLMVASFSVFATTYPLTVTDISGQKVTIDKAPQRVILQDGRDLLALAVLDKANPFEHVVAWNNLLKKTDSGTWDMLKSKWPESANILDMGFSDKGQVDLETVIAKKPDLMVAQLRARDSLAQAGVLDKLAALHIPVVFLDYELDPAKNTAPSIDLLGKVMNQEDNARAYTKFYNEHFQNIQKAVSAIKTRPNVFIEPIAGRDDSCCFTHGNAGWGRLIQAVDANNIGSQLLPGASGTVSLEQVISMKPDVYIMTGSARPKGGSVTHILPFGYGADQASLDKAAKVLTTRTGVAQIPAVMNGNVYALYHQFYNHPYNIVGMEYLAKFIYPQAFKTLDPAKTYHDIVRNYTNLPDQDFILGWSAKK; this is encoded by the coding sequence ATGTACAAAAACACCGCTCGCGTGCTGTCTGTTGCCGGTTTGATGGTCGCTTCCTTCTCAGTTTTTGCCACCACGTATCCGCTGACGGTGACCGACATTTCCGGACAGAAAGTCACTATCGATAAAGCGCCACAGCGCGTGATTTTGCAGGATGGCCGCGATTTACTGGCGCTGGCGGTGCTGGATAAAGCCAATCCGTTTGAGCACGTGGTTGCGTGGAATAACCTGCTGAAAAAAACCGATAGCGGTACCTGGGATATGCTGAAAAGCAAATGGCCGGAATCTGCCAACATCCTCGATATGGGATTCAGCGATAAAGGGCAGGTTGATCTCGAAACTGTGATCGCTAAGAAGCCGGACCTGATGGTTGCGCAGCTACGGGCCAGGGATTCCCTCGCGCAGGCAGGCGTGCTGGATAAACTGGCCGCGCTGCATATTCCGGTGGTGTTTTTAGATTACGAACTGGATCCGGCCAAAAACACCGCGCCAAGCATCGACCTGCTGGGCAAAGTCATGAATCAGGAAGACAACGCTCGCGCCTATACGAAGTTCTATAATGAGCATTTCCAGAACATTCAGAAAGCCGTATCAGCGATTAAAACCAGGCCAAATGTGTTCATCGAACCTATTGCCGGTCGCGATGATTCCTGCTGCTTCACGCACGGTAACGCAGGCTGGGGTCGGTTGATTCAGGCGGTAGATGCCAACAACATCGGCTCCCAACTGTTGCCAGGTGCATCGGGCACCGTTTCGCTGGAGCAGGTGATCAGCATGAAGCCGGACGTGTACATCATGACCGGTTCTGCGCGTCCGAAGGGCGGTTCAGTCACTCACATTCTGCCGTTCGGTTACGGTGCAGATCAGGCGAGTCTGGATAAAGCCGCGAAGGTGCTGACTACCCGCACTGGCGTGGCGCAGATCCCGGCCGTCATGAACGGTAACGTTTACGCACTTTACCACCAGTTCTACAACCATCCTTACAACATCGTCGGAATGGAATATCTGGCGAAATTTATCTATCCGCAAGCGTTTAAAACGCTGGATCCGGCGAAGACATACCACGATATCGTGCGTAACTACACCAATCTGCCAGATCAGGACTTCATCCTTGGCTGGTCAGCGAAGAAATAA
- a CDS encoding diguanylate cyclase, which translates to MPYFFPDESHVRERSDRFLRRMYLMRMLGTFLCFLPIASVLEERGASWLPVSLLVFNGFVWPHVAMLISRRSKNPNQAEFRNLAFDAVAGGAWVALMGICPLPSAVITSILIADRFSAGGWRLLRRAMAFYCIGFIICWPLSGMTLYTEVTVRTLWLTLPLSTIYIIAFSAANYSISRKLRDKQHELEKTALMDPFLGLPNRRLLDRRLMLEFERSRQDLSCLMVLDVDDLKMVNDLFGREAGDYVLRSVATILRQETGEHDFPALLGDDEFVVILPGISEEEAYAVGYRLLLKVSEIRLSQDAGFQCSLSAGIATSRGREDYHQWLAAAERAVATIKQNGKNSIGSAGRA; encoded by the coding sequence ATGCCATATTTCTTCCCGGATGAAAGCCACGTGCGTGAACGTTCGGATCGTTTTTTACGACGAATGTATCTGATGCGCATGTTGGGTACTTTCCTCTGCTTTCTGCCGATTGCTTCTGTGCTTGAAGAGCGGGGTGCATCCTGGCTGCCGGTCAGTCTGCTGGTGTTCAATGGTTTTGTCTGGCCGCACGTCGCGATGCTGATTTCGCGGCGTTCGAAAAACCCCAATCAGGCCGAGTTCAGAAACCTGGCGTTTGACGCCGTCGCCGGGGGAGCATGGGTCGCGCTGATGGGCATCTGTCCTCTGCCGTCAGCGGTGATTACGTCTATCCTTATTGCGGATCGTTTTTCCGCAGGTGGCTGGCGTCTGCTACGCCGCGCGATGGCTTTTTATTGCATCGGATTTATTATCTGCTGGCCGCTTTCGGGTATGACACTTTATACCGAGGTGACCGTACGAACGCTGTGGCTGACGTTGCCATTGTCGACGATTTATATTATTGCCTTCAGCGCCGCCAATTATTCCATCTCCAGAAAGTTACGGGATAAACAGCATGAACTGGAAAAAACTGCGCTGATGGATCCGTTCCTCGGCCTGCCGAACCGTCGGTTGCTCGACAGGCGGCTGATGCTGGAGTTTGAACGTTCCAGACAGGATCTCTCCTGCCTGATGGTACTCGACGTTGATGATTTAAAAATGGTGAATGACCTGTTTGGCCGTGAGGCCGGAGATTATGTGCTGCGTTCGGTGGCGACGATTTTGCGTCAGGAAACCGGCGAACATGATTTCCCTGCGTTGCTGGGTGACGATGAATTCGTGGTGATACTGCCGGGAATTTCTGAGGAGGAAGCCTACGCAGTGGGATACCGGTTACTGCTGAAAGTCTCTGAAATCCGCCTGTCGCAGGATGCCGGTTTCCAGTGCTCACTAAGTGCAGGTATCGCCACGTCGCGCGGGCGGGAAGATTACCACCAGTGGCTGGCCGCTGCCGAACGCGCCGTGGCGACTATAAAGCAAAATGGCAAAAACAGTATTGGCAGCGCAGGCAGGGCTTAA
- a CDS encoding DUF2076 family protein — translation MQTEEQRLIDGLFSRLQQAESNTAPRDADAERVIQAHIRQQPSAPYYMAQAMIIQEAALTKLNGQVQALQQQIDQLQQQSAKPQSSGFLAGLFGGGAAQPEPQRSASQGSQPIPGTQGWGAQPQQSQYAGQPQQAPTQAAPQAPGFLGSALRTAAGVAGGVVLADMLTGMFHHSQPQEIVNIIEEPPVQDLNPADSSFLDNNNQGFDSNQPSWEDASLRDDNSDLGFGSDNFDSDDFNNDDDSFF, via the coding sequence ATGCAAACTGAAGAACAGCGTTTAATTGACGGGCTTTTTAGTCGCTTGCAACAGGCTGAGTCCAATACGGCACCGCGCGATGCGGACGCTGAACGTGTGATTCAGGCCCATATCCGTCAGCAGCCGTCGGCACCTTATTATATGGCGCAGGCGATGATTATTCAGGAAGCCGCGCTGACCAAACTGAATGGTCAGGTTCAGGCCTTACAGCAGCAAATCGACCAGCTGCAACAGCAAAGTGCGAAGCCGCAAAGCAGCGGTTTTCTGGCCGGCTTATTTGGCGGCGGGGCTGCTCAACCTGAGCCGCAGCGTTCTGCATCGCAGGGCAGCCAGCCGATCCCCGGCACGCAAGGTTGGGGCGCTCAGCCGCAGCAGTCACAATACGCCGGACAACCGCAGCAGGCTCCGACACAAGCTGCGCCACAGGCTCCGGGATTTTTAGGGAGCGCGTTGCGCACTGCGGCGGGCGTCGCCGGTGGCGTGGTCCTGGCGGATATGCTGACCGGCATGTTCCATCACAGCCAGCCTCAGGAAATCGTCAATATTATCGAAGAGCCGCCGGTGCAGGATCTCAATCCCGCCGACAGTAGCTTTCTGGATAACAACAATCAGGGCTTCGACAGTAATCAGCCTTCCTGGGAGGATGCGTCGCTGCGCGATGACAATTCGGATCTGGGCTTTGGTTCAGATAATTTTGACTCTGATGACTTCAACAATGACGATGATTCGTTTTTCTGA
- a CDS encoding cupin domain-containing protein translates to MNDAIRITKNGSTPSQSGPESYFTGKVRIDAPFSGTESARVGGATVTFEPGARTAWHTHPLGQTLIVTHGRGWLQEEGRDIREMNVGDIVWIPEGVKHWHGATPENAMTHIAIAESLNGSPVEWMEKVTDAQYQK, encoded by the coding sequence ATGAACGACGCAATCAGAATCACCAAAAACGGTTCCACCCCTTCTCAGAGCGGCCCGGAAAGTTACTTCACCGGTAAAGTACGCATCGACGCACCGTTCAGCGGTACGGAATCTGCCCGCGTTGGCGGTGCGACCGTGACTTTCGAGCCCGGCGCGCGCACCGCGTGGCATACGCATCCGCTGGGGCAGACGCTGATCGTCACCCACGGTCGCGGCTGGTTACAGGAAGAGGGACGCGACATTCGCGAAATGAATGTGGGGGACATCGTGTGGATCCCTGAAGGCGTAAAACACTGGCATGGCGCAACGCCGGAAAATGCCATGACGCATATCGCGATTGCCGAATCTCTCAACGGCAGCCCGGTCGAGTGGATGGAAAAAGTGACCGACGCGCAGTATCAGAAATAA
- a CDS encoding cupin domain-containing protein produces MSKERPDFIRHWTELEGPDDGSYPGDDELMSIGAPLGKSLGLTRIGIHHERLLPGRRTSYPHAESAEDEFVYVLQGHPDAWINGNLHPLKPGDSVAFPQGTGICHTFINNTDEEVHLLTIGEANKAENRIYYPKNQEYEATRKDRWQDVPSQEFGEHDGLSDQKRGNKKPV; encoded by the coding sequence ATGAGCAAGGAAAGACCTGATTTTATCCGTCACTGGACTGAGCTCGAAGGCCCGGACGACGGCAGCTATCCCGGCGATGACGAGCTGATGTCGATAGGCGCGCCGCTTGGGAAATCACTCGGGCTGACGCGTATTGGTATTCACCACGAGCGCCTGTTGCCGGGGCGCCGTACAAGCTATCCACATGCGGAAAGTGCAGAAGATGAGTTTGTATATGTACTTCAGGGCCACCCGGATGCGTGGATTAACGGCAATTTGCACCCGCTGAAACCGGGCGATTCGGTGGCTTTTCCGCAGGGAACCGGAATTTGCCATACCTTCATCAACAACACCGATGAAGAAGTGCATTTGCTGACGATTGGTGAGGCGAACAAGGCGGAGAACCGTATTTACTATCCGAAGAATCAGGAATATGAAGCCACTCGCAAAGACCGCTGGCAGGATGTGCCGTCGCAGGAATTTGGTGAGCATGACGGGCTTTCGGATCAAAAAAGGGGCAATAAAAAGCCGGTGTAA
- a CDS encoding Bcr/CflA family efflux MFS transporter, translated as MSAHLQEKRLGYALVLGSLAALGPLCTDLYLPALPELAGELNTSTASAQLSLTAGLLGLGFGQLIFGPLSDRYGRIRPLLWSLALLLAASVWCAVAPDIHQLIVARLLQGIAGAGGAVLSRAVARDLYNGHELTRFFALLMLVNGLAPIIAPVLGGAMLSWMNWRGIFGVLAVISIMLFASAALKLHETLPSERRSQGGIFSMFGSVFSLLKHRPFMGLCLTQGFVMAGMFAYIGASPFVLQQIYHLSPQMFSLCFAINGIGLVISAQVSTRFSRRYGEMALVKTGLCIAAVASLALVIAASLGAPLIMLLVPLFFSVMVIGIVSPNAGSLAMQSQGKNAGSASALLGVCMFALGALAVPVTGFGSMPALSMALTMLGCYAIAILLFVTLVRKPA; from the coding sequence ATGAGCGCTCACCTGCAAGAAAAACGCCTCGGCTATGCCCTGGTTCTCGGCTCACTCGCCGCTCTCGGTCCGTTATGTACCGATCTGTATTTACCGGCGCTGCCAGAACTGGCCGGTGAACTCAATACCTCCACCGCCAGCGCGCAGCTGAGTCTCACCGCCGGGTTACTGGGTCTGGGCTTCGGCCAGCTGATTTTTGGTCCGCTGAGCGATCGTTATGGCCGCATTCGTCCGTTGTTATGGTCGCTGGCTTTGCTGCTGGCAGCCTCCGTGTGGTGCGCCGTAGCACCGGATATCCATCAGCTGATTGTTGCGCGTTTACTTCAGGGGATCGCCGGCGCAGGTGGCGCGGTACTTTCGCGCGCGGTCGCCAGAGATTTATACAACGGCCATGAGCTGACACGCTTCTTCGCCTTGCTGATGCTGGTCAACGGGCTGGCGCCGATCATTGCGCCCGTGCTGGGTGGCGCGATGCTGAGCTGGATGAACTGGCGGGGAATTTTCGGCGTGCTGGCGGTCATCTCAATCATGCTGTTTGCCTCCGCCGCGCTGAAGTTGCACGAGACACTGCCATCGGAGCGCCGCTCGCAGGGCGGGATTTTCAGCATGTTCGGCTCGGTCTTTTCATTACTAAAACACCGTCCGTTTATGGGGCTTTGCCTGACACAGGGCTTCGTGATGGCGGGAATGTTCGCCTATATCGGCGCATCGCCATTCGTCTTACAACAGATTTATCACCTTAGCCCGCAGATGTTCAGCCTGTGCTTTGCAATCAATGGCATCGGTCTGGTCATTTCTGCGCAGGTATCTACCCGATTTAGCCGTCGCTATGGCGAAATGGCGCTGGTGAAAACCGGTCTGTGCATCGCGGCTGTGGCGTCCCTGGCGCTGGTGATCGCCGCCAGTCTTGGTGCGCCACTGATTATGCTGCTGGTGCCGTTGTTCTTCTCAGTGATGGTGATCGGGATTGTCAGCCCGAATGCCGGGTCGCTGGCGATGCAAAGTCAGGGGAAAAATGCAGGCAGCGCGTCGGCGCTGTTGGGCGTGTGTATGTTTGCGCTCGGCGCGCTTGCCGTGCCGGTGACAGGTTTCGGCAGTATGCCTGCGCTTTCAATGGCGCTGACCATGCTCGGCTGCTACGCGATTGCGATTCTGTTGTTCGTCACGCTGGTACGCAAACCGGCTTAA
- the cspE gene encoding transcription antiterminator/RNA stability regulator CspE has product MSKIKGSVKWFNESKGFGFITPEDGSKDVFVHFSAISSQGFKTLAEGQRVEFEITNGAKGPSAANVIAI; this is encoded by the coding sequence ATGTCTAAGATTAAAGGTAGCGTTAAGTGGTTCAATGAATCTAAAGGTTTTGGTTTCATTACCCCTGAAGATGGCAGCAAAGATGTTTTCGTTCATTTCTCTGCTATTTCCAGCCAGGGCTTCAAGACCCTCGCTGAAGGCCAACGCGTAGAGTTCGAAATCACCAATGGTGCCAAAGGCCCGTCGGCTGCTAACGTTATCGCTATCTGA
- the crcB gene encoding fluoride efflux transporter CrcB, which yields MLSTLLAVFIGGGIGSVVRWYVSLKMNGMSPVLPLGTLTVNLVGAFIIGLGIAIFTRMTHLDPVWKILITTGFCGGLTTFSTFSLEVVYMLQDGRFGAAVLNMALNLAGSLAMTLLAFGLVSWYTAH from the coding sequence ATGCTTAGCACCTTACTTGCAGTCTTTATTGGCGGTGGCATTGGCAGTGTTGTCCGTTGGTATGTCAGCCTGAAAATGAACGGCATGAGTCCTGTACTCCCGCTCGGCACACTGACAGTAAATCTGGTGGGCGCGTTTATTATCGGTCTTGGCATTGCTATTTTTACCCGGATGACGCATCTCGATCCGGTTTGGAAAATACTGATTACCACCGGTTTCTGCGGTGGCCTGACGACCTTTTCTACCTTCTCGCTTGAGGTCGTTTATATGTTGCAGGATGGTCGTTTCGGCGCGGCGGTGCTCAACATGGCACTTAATCTGGCGGGTTCCCTTGCCATGACCTTACTGGCGTTCGGGCTGGTCAGCTGGTACACCGCGCACTGA
- a CDS encoding alcohol dehydrogenase catalytic domain-containing protein, producing the protein MTLKVLGYAAQSAKVPLAPFEFEQREARADDVVIDVMYCGVCHSDLHQARNDWGFSTYPLVPGHEVVGRVSKVGKNVTKFKVGDYAGIGCMVDSCRTCSPCEKGLEQYCLEGNTQTYNSVDRHDHMPTYGGYSKSIVASESFVLRMPEGIDLKAAAPLLCAGITTWSPLRHWNITKGSKVGVVGLGGLGHMALKLANALGAEVTLFTRSAGKAEDARRLGAHHIVVSTDDAQMAATHGEFDLIIDTVPYVHDINPYMPTLNIDGTLVFVGFLGDISPMLNTLSMILGRRSVAGSCIGGIAETQEMLDFCAEHNIGSDIEMINMPDINDAYERMLKSDVKYRFVIDMATLTA; encoded by the coding sequence ATGACCCTGAAAGTGCTCGGATATGCCGCTCAGTCAGCCAAAGTGCCATTAGCCCCCTTCGAATTCGAACAACGTGAAGCCCGCGCCGATGACGTGGTGATCGACGTAATGTACTGCGGCGTCTGCCACTCAGATTTACATCAGGCGCGCAACGACTGGGGATTCAGCACCTATCCGCTGGTTCCCGGCCACGAAGTGGTGGGCCGCGTGTCCAAAGTCGGTAAGAATGTCACCAAATTCAAAGTCGGCGATTATGCCGGGATCGGCTGTATGGTCGATTCCTGTCGTACGTGTAGCCCGTGTGAGAAAGGTCTCGAGCAGTATTGTTTAGAAGGCAATACCCAAACCTATAACAGCGTGGATCGCCACGATCATATGCCGACCTACGGTGGCTACTCAAAATCTATTGTGGCGAGTGAAAGCTTCGTGCTGAGAATGCCGGAAGGGATCGATCTCAAGGCCGCCGCGCCTCTGCTGTGCGCCGGTATCACCACCTGGTCACCGCTGCGTCACTGGAATATTACCAAGGGAAGCAAAGTCGGCGTGGTCGGTCTCGGTGGGCTGGGACATATGGCGCTGAAACTGGCCAACGCGCTGGGTGCGGAAGTCACGCTGTTTACCCGTTCCGCCGGTAAAGCGGAAGATGCCCGTCGTCTGGGGGCACATCACATCGTGGTTTCCACGGATGACGCACAGATGGCCGCGACTCACGGCGAGTTTGATCTGATCATCGATACCGTGCCTTACGTTCACGATATCAATCCGTACATGCCTACCCTGAACATCGATGGCACGCTGGTGTTCGTTGGTTTCCTTGGTGACATCAGCCCGATGCTCAATACGCTGTCGATGATCCTGGGACGTCGCTCCGTGGCCGGTTCGTGCATCGGTGGTATTGCAGAAACGCAGGAAATGCTCGATTTCTGCGCCGAGCACAACATCGGTTCTGACATCGAAATGATCAACATGCCGGACATCAACGACGCTTACGAACGTATGCTGAAAAGTGACGTGAAATATCGCTTCGTGATTGATATGGCGACGCTGACGGCGTAA
- a CDS encoding TetR family transcriptional regulator, producing MLASQQCSKEDRINARRDQIIAAARLCFRKHGFHGAGMAEIAKTSQLSVGQIYRYFANKNAIIEEIVRRMVMKKIQLITGNAHNLQQIAHNLAHRRIGNLSSPFKEDFCSEQKEQAEIDHALMLEVAAEATRNPAVEKIWRDSEKQLFNEAKSFLSKSFPQFSDVEMTAKVESLAVICEGTAFRRLTTVHADAEILEALYHRYFQDLFNTDFTPSNAE from the coding sequence ATGCTTGCCTCCCAACAATGCAGTAAAGAAGATCGTATCAACGCCCGCCGCGATCAGATCATCGCCGCCGCCCGCCTGTGCTTTCGCAAGCACGGATTTCACGGTGCCGGCATGGCTGAGATAGCCAAAACGTCGCAGCTCAGCGTGGGGCAAATTTACCGCTATTTCGCTAACAAAAACGCCATCATTGAAGAGATCGTGCGTCGTATGGTGATGAAAAAAATTCAGCTGATCACCGGTAATGCCCATAATTTACAGCAGATCGCACATAATCTGGCGCACCGGCGCATTGGCAATCTCAGTTCACCGTTTAAGGAAGATTTCTGTTCGGAACAAAAAGAGCAGGCCGAAATTGACCACGCACTGATGCTGGAAGTGGCGGCCGAAGCCACCCGTAATCCGGCGGTGGAAAAGATCTGGCGGGATTCAGAAAAGCAGCTGTTTAACGAAGCCAAATCATTCCTGAGTAAAAGTTTCCCGCAGTTTTCAGATGTGGAAATGACGGCTAAAGTCGAAAGTCTTGCCGTCATCTGCGAAGGCACGGCCTTTCGTCGTCTGACTACCGTTCACGCCGATGCGGAGATTCTGGAAGCGTTATACCATCGCTACTTTCAGGATCTCTTCAACACCGATTTCACCCCCAGCAACGCGGAATAA
- a CDS encoding phosphatase produces the protein MNHTRKNLLGIALVLSTFSAWANHCIETRAGIDMGSGTTKIQVAQVDICRHQLGKVLYEDQRALGFNDDLGKSGNNRLSAVMQQQGITALKQMVDKARTFHPQRITGVATAVFRSASNGQQVIDQFNQLAQIQLRIITQEQEAELGFISAKAALHDNNVKNEDLLVWDIGGGSMQMTAFRDQNGKTVTDIYQGRLASVTLKEFIISVLKNQELDKAASPNPIGSLRNTVLRYVNFYARTHVSPQIKQDAKTRRVIGIGGVHGYSVKDQLRSTNKTPGSNNTYTLEDVQRVSKNQVWKGDSELAGEYRATDVSNLLLVEGFMQALNIPQVTVVKASLIQGILVQ, from the coding sequence ATGAATCACACACGTAAAAATCTTCTGGGTATTGCCTTAGTATTAAGCACGTTTTCGGCGTGGGCGAATCATTGTATCGAAACCCGCGCAGGCATCGATATGGGATCCGGCACCACTAAAATTCAGGTTGCGCAGGTAGATATTTGCCGCCACCAGTTGGGTAAAGTACTGTACGAAGATCAGCGCGCGCTGGGCTTTAACGATGATTTAGGAAAATCTGGCAATAATCGGTTAAGTGCCGTGATGCAGCAGCAGGGTATTACCGCGCTCAAACAGATGGTCGATAAGGCGCGTACGTTCCATCCCCAGCGTATTACCGGCGTGGCGACTGCGGTGTTCCGCTCGGCGTCGAACGGCCAGCAGGTGATCGACCAGTTTAACCAGCTGGCACAGATCCAGCTGCGCATCATCACCCAGGAACAGGAAGCTGAGCTGGGGTTTATCTCGGCGAAAGCCGCGCTGCATGACAACAACGTCAAAAATGAAGATTTACTGGTGTGGGACATCGGCGGCGGATCAATGCAGATGACTGCTTTTCGCGATCAAAACGGCAAGACGGTAACCGACATTTATCAGGGACGTCTGGCCTCGGTGACGCTGAAAGAATTCATCATCAGCGTGCTGAAAAATCAGGAACTCGACAAAGCGGCCTCGCCGAACCCGATTGGTTCGCTGCGTAATACCGTGCTGCGTTATGTGAATTTTTACGCACGGACGCACGTCAGCCCGCAGATCAAACAGGATGCTAAAACCCGTCGGGTGATCGGCATCGGCGGTGTCCATGGCTATTCGGTCAAAGACCAACTGCGTTCCACCAACAAGACTCCTGGCTCAAACAATACCTACACCCTAGAAGATGTGCAGCGCGTATCGAAAAATCAGGTGTGGAAAGGCGACAGCGAACTGGCCGGTGAATATCGGGCGACCGACGTCAGCAATTTGTTGCTGGTGGAAGGGTTTATGCAGGCGCTGAACATTCCGCAGGTGACCGTGGTGAAAGCCAGCCTGATTCAGGGCATTCTGGTGCAATAA